In the Quercus lobata isolate SW786 chromosome 5, ValleyOak3.0 Primary Assembly, whole genome shotgun sequence genome, one interval contains:
- the LOC115989738 gene encoding eukaryotic translation initiation factor 3 subunit A-like, translated as MSNFAKPENALKRAEELINVGQKQDALQTLHGLFTSRRHRAWQKPLERSMFKYIELCVDLRRGRFAKDGLIQYRIICQQVNVSSLEEVIKHFMHLSTERAEQARSQAQALEEALDVEDLEADKRPEDLMLSYVSGEKGKDRSDRELVTPWFKFLWETYRTVLEILRNNSKLEALYAMTAHRAFQFCKQYKRTTEFRRLCEIIRNHLANLNKYRDQRDRPDLSAPESLQLYLDTRFEQLKVATELELWQEAFRSVEDIHGLMFMVKKTPKASLMVVYYAKLTEIFWISASHLYHAYAWFRLFLLQKSFNKNLSQKDLQLIASSVVLAALSVMPYDRIHSGSHSDLENEKERNLKMANLIGFNLESKLESREVLSRSSLLSELVAKGVMSCVIQEVKDLYHLLEHDFFPLDLASKVQPLLTKIAKFGGKLSSASSVPEVQLSQYVPALEKLTTLRLLQQVSQVYQAMMIESLSRMIPFFDFSVVERISVDAVKNKFLAAKVDHMKGIVTFDNTGLESEILRDHLTILAQTLNKARAMIYPPSRNASKLGELLPSLAETVDKEHKRVLARKSIIEKRKEEEERKLLEKERLEESKRIELQKITEEAERKRLAFEFEERKNERIRREIEERDLAEAQALLQEASQRIKWKGKKTGIEGEKLTKQSVMELTLTEQLRERQEMEKKLQKLAKTMDYLERAKREEAAPLVEAAYQQRLVEERALHEHEQQQEIELSKQRHDKEVKEKERLARIKNNKEIFQERVVSRRQDEFTRLRREREEQIAQILMSRRQEREKMRKMKFYLSLEEERQKKLREEEEAQKREEAERQRKEQAERQAKLDEIAEKQRQRERELEEKERLRREALLGRPTEGPLKPSQPPTSPRPLDTGSAAVPAPAAAAAAAAPSSGKFVPRFRRGSESSGQAPPPESDRWGSRQDDRMTQAGDRWRSDDRRSSGGSSFGGGGGSRSTWSSSRIPTRGSER; from the exons ATGTCGAATTTTGCGAAACCAGAAAATGCTTTGAAACGAGCTGAAG AGTTAATAAATGTTGGACAAAAGCAAGATGCATTGCAAACACTTCATGGCCTTTTTACCTCAAGGAGACACAGAGCATGGCAAAAGCCACTTGAAAGGAGTATGTTTAAGTATATAGAGCTGTGTGTAGACTTGCGGAGAGGTCGGTTTGCCAAGGATGGACTCATTCAATATCGTATCATATGTCAGCAAGTAAATGTTAGTTCTTTGGAGGAGGTAATCAAACATTTCATGCATCTATCAACTGAGCGAGCTGAGCAAGCTCGTAGCCAGGCACAAGCTTTAGAAGAAGCTCTTGATGTTGAAGATCTAGAAGCAGATAAAAGACCAGAAGACTTAATGCTAAGCTACGTGAGTGGAGAGAAAGGGAAAGATAGATCTGATCGAGAGCTTGTGACGCCATGGTTTAAATTTCTATGGGAAACGTATAGAACAGTGCTTGAAATCTTACGGAACAATTCAAAATTGGAAGCACTGTATGCG ATGACAGCGCATCGAGCTTTCCAGTTTTGTAAGCAATACAAACGAACAACAGAGTTTCGCAGGCTGTGTGAGATCATAAGAAATCATTTGGCAAATCTCAACAAATATCGAGACCAGAGGGACCGACCTGATCTCTCAGCTCCTGAAAGCTTGCAACTGTATCTTGACACGAGATTTGAGCAGCTAAAAGTTGCCACCGAACTTGAACTCTGGCAg GAAGCCTTTCGATCAGTTGAGGACATTCATGGATTGATGTTCATGGTCAAGAAAACGCCCAAGGCATCCTTGATGGTTGTTTATTATGCTAAGCTAACTGAAATATTTTGGATTTCTGCTAGCCATCTTTATCATGCTTATGCATGGTTCAGGCTTTTCTTATTACAGAAAAGCTTCAATAAGAACTTGAGCCAGAAGGATTTGCAATTGATAGCATCATCTGTTGTTTTGGCTGCTCTTTCAGTGATGCCTTATGATCGCATCCACAGTGGATCTCATTCAGATCTtgagaatgagaaagagagaaacctGAAGATGGCTAATCTCATAGGATTTAATCTTGAGTCTAAACTTGAGAGCAGAGAAGTG CTTTCAAGGTCATCCCTTCTCTCCGAACTG GTGGCCAAAGGTGTAATGTCTTGTGTAATTCAAGAAGTGAAAGACCTTTACCATCTTCTAGAACATGACTTTTTCCCTCTAGATCTTGCATCAAAAGTTCAGCCTTTGTTAACCAAAATTGCAAAATTTGGTGGCAAGCTTTCTTCAGCTTCTTCTGTCCCAGAAGTACAATTGTCTCAATATGTTCCTGCCCTGGAAAAGCTTACGACTTTGAGATTGTTACAGCAG GTATCTCAAGTGTACCAGGCAATGATGATTGAGAGTTTGTCTAGGATGATccctttctttgatttttctgtTGTGGAAAGGATATCTGTGGATGCAGTCAAGAATAAATTTTTGGCCGCAAAAGTTGACCATATGAAGGGTATTGTTACGTTTGATAATACG GGCCTTGAGTCTGAGATTCTAAGGGATCACCTGACCATCCTTGCACAAACTTTGAATAAAGCTAGGGCAATGATTTATCCTCCTAGTAGGAATGCCTCAAAACTTGGTGAATTGCTTCCCAGTTTAGCTGAAACTGTGGATAAGGAACATAAGAGAGTTCTTGCTCGAAAATCCATAATTGAGAAacgcaaagaagaagaagaacgcaAACTTCTTGAGAAG GAACGTCTGGAAGAGTCAAAGAGGATAGAACTGCAGAAGATAACTGAGGAAGCAGAAAGAAAAAGACTGGCTTTTGAGTTTGAGGAGAGGAAGAATGAAAGGATCCGCAGGGAAATAGAGGAGCGGGACCTTGCAGAAGCCCAAGCTTTGCTTCAGGAAGCTTCACAACGAATTAAGTGGAAAGGAAAGAAGACAGGCATAGAGGGA GAAAAACTTACGAAGCAGAGTGTGATGGAGTTGACTTTGACTGAGCAACTCCGAGAAAGGCAGgaaatggaaaagaaattgCAGAAACTTGCAAAGACTATGGATTATTTGGAGAGAGCGAAAAGAGAAGAGGCTGCTCCCCTGGTTGAAGCTGCATATCAACAGCGTTTAGTGGAAGAGAGGGCTCTACATGAACACGAGCAACAG CAAGAGATTGAGCTTAGCAAACAGCGCCATGATAAAGAGGTAAAGGAGAAGGAGAGGCTGGCTCGCATTAAGAACAATAAG GAAATATTTCAAGAAAGAGTTGTAAGTCGCCGGCAGGATGAATTTACCAGATtgagaagggagagagaggagCAGATCGCACAAATTTTGATGTCCAGGagacaagaaagagagaagatgaggaaaatgaaattttatttgagtttgGAAGAGGAGAGACAGAAAAAATTGCGTGAGGAGGAGGAAGCACAGAAGCGTGAAG AAGCTGAGAGGCAAAGGAAAGAGCAGGCTGAACGCCAAGCAAAGTTGGATGAGATTGCTGAAAAAcagagacaaagagagagagagctggaagaaaaagagaggttAAGGAGAGAAGCACTTTTGGGGAGACCCACTGAGGGACCTTTAAAGCCTTCTCAACCTCCTACTTCACCCCGCCCATTGGATACAGGATCTGCTGCTGTTCCGGCTCCTGctgcagcagcagcagcagctgcACCATCCTCTGGAAAATTTGTCCCCAGGTTTAGGCGGGGATCAGAGAGCTCAGGCCAGGCCCCACCCCCAGAATCTGATCGGTGGGGTAGCAGACAGGATGATCGAATGACTCAAGCAGGTGACAGGTGGCGCAGTGATGACCGCAGATCCTCTGGTGGATCCTCCTTTGGTGGGGGTGGTGGCTCAAGGTCAACATGGTCATCATCCAGGATCCCTACTCGTGGCTCTGAAcgttga